A stretch of Aythya fuligula isolate bAytFul2 chromosome 1, bAytFul2.pri, whole genome shotgun sequence DNA encodes these proteins:
- the GPR37 gene encoding prosaposin receptor GPR37 → MRPLGAPLALLLCQVLGSWAACALLPAAGSGLQEKPHRPSSPPATAPPGPGSRAAAALRGRGAPPAGPGGTCGAAGPGRRRARSSGAGLGAAGGPRWLPLNGSGRGGEGGAGGRGNGTGRRARLRNPFYPLTEESYGAYAVMCLSVVIFGIGIMGNMAVMCIVCHNYYMRSISNSLLANLAFWDFLIVFFCLPLVIFQELTKKWLLEDFSCKIVPYIEVASLGVTTFTLCALCIDRFRAATNVQMYYEMIENCTSTTAKLAVIWVGALLLALPEVVLRQLTKEDPEYSGSPPGERCVVKISTALPDTIYVLALTYDGARLWWYFGCYFCLPTLFTITCSLVTARKIRRAEKACTRGNKRQIQLESQMNCTVVALTILYGFCIIPENICNIVTAYMSTGVSQQTMDLLHLISQFLLFFKSCVTPVLLFCLCKPFSRAFMECCCCCCDECIQKSSTVTSDDNDNEYTTELELSPFSTIRREMSTFASVGTHC, encoded by the exons ATGCGGCCCCTCGGCGCTCCCCtcgccctgctgctgtgccaggtgCTGGGCTCATGGGCCGCCTGCGCCCTGCTCCCCGCTGCGGGCTCCGGGCTGCAAGAAAAGCCTCATCGCCCCTCATCTCCGCCGGCCACGGCGCCCCCCGGCCCTGGAAGCCGGGCTGCCGCTGCTCTCCGCGGgcgcggagcccccccggcgGGGCCAGGGGGCACctgcggggctgcggggcccggGAGGAGGCGGGCGCGGAGCAGCGGGGCCggcctgggggctgcggggggcccCCGGTGGCTGCCCCTGAACGGCTCGGGccgaggaggagaggggggcgcggggggtCGAGGTAACGGCACCGGGCGCCGCGCCCGGCTCCGCAACCCCTTCTACCCGCTGACCGAGGAGTCGTACGGAGCCTACGCCGTGATGTGCCTCTCCGTGGTGATCTTCGGCATCGGCATCATGGGCAACATGGCAGTGATGTGCATCGTCTGCCACAACTACTACATGCGGAGCATCTCCAACTCCCTGCTGGCCAACCTGGCCTTCTGGGACTTCCTCATCGTCTTCTTCTGCCTGCCGCTGGTCATCTTCCAGGAGCTCACCAAGAAGTGGCTCCTAGAGGACTTCTCCTGCAAAATCGTCCCGTACATCGAG gtAGCCTCTCTCGGAGTCACCACCTTCACACTGTGTGCCCTCTGCATTGATCGGTTCCGTGCTGCCACCAATGTGCAGATGTACTACGAGATGATTGAGAACTGCACCTCGACAACTGCAAAGCTCGCTGTCATATGGGTtggggcactgctgctggcactgccggAGGTTGTGCTGCGTCAGCTGACGAAGGAGGACCCTGAATACAGTGGCAGCCCACCAGGGGAGCGGTGCGTGGTGAAGATATCCACCGCCCTACCCGACACCATTTACGTGTTAGCTCTTACATACGATGGGGCAAGACTCTGGTGGTACTTTGGCTGCTATTTTTGTTTGCCTACCCTTTTCACTATTACCTGCTCCCTGGTAACAGCAAGGAAAATCAGGAGGGCGGAAAAGGCTTGCACAAGAGGGAACAAGCGACAAATTCAGCTAGAAAGTCAGATGAACTGCACAGTTGTGGCTTTGACCATTTTATATGGGTTTTGCATCATTCCTGAAAACATCTGCAACATTGTGACTGCCTACATGTCCACAGGGGTCTCTCAGCAGACTATGGATCTCCTCCATCTCATTAGCCAGttccttttgttctttaagTCCTGTGTTACCCCAGtcctccttttctgtctttgtaaaCCTTTCAGCCGGGCCTTTATGGAgtgttgctgttgctgctgtgatGAATGCATCCAGAAATCTTCAACAGTGACAAGTGATGACAATGACAATGAGTACACCACAGAACTGGAGCTCTCCCCTTTCAGCACCATCCGTCGTGAAATGTCTACCTTTGCCTCTGTGGGGACTCACTGTTAA